In the Dyella humicola genome, TTTGTCACATGACGTGCATGTAACGGTAAAGCGACGACCTCATCCTCCCTAACCGAACCTTAACTGACCGGCCATGTGATCGAGGGGGGCGGTCGAGGTGATTCTTACCAACATGCGGAGACATTCCATGCGTTCCAAGTTGCTCGCGGTAGCGATTGCTGCCGGTTTGGGCGTTACCAGTTTTTACGCCAGTGCCGATCCGGCGCCGGCTAGCCAGTCTTCCAAGACCAGCTCGACTTCTACCCAGAATGCAGAAATCGAGGCGCTGAAGGCCCAGTTGCAGGCGCTTCAGGCCAAGGTGGTCGAGCTGGAGCAGCGCACGGACGCTCAGTCCGATATCAACGTCTCCACCGGCCAGGCCGTGGAGCAGGTGCAGAAGACCCAGGCTGCCACGAACGATCAGATCAAGAAGTCGGCTGACAAGATCGCCTACAAGGGCGTGAACATCACGCTGGGCGGCTTCGTTGAGGCTGCGACGATCTATCGCTCGGCCAACCAGGCTGCGGATATGGCGTCGAACTTCAACACGATTCCGTTCAACAACGTCCCGACGGCTCATACCAACGAACTCCGCTTCAGCGCCCGCCAGAGCCGTCTCTCGGCCTTGGCGCAGGGTGATGTGGATCCGCAGACGCATCTGGCCGGCTATTTCGAACTCGACTTCCTGGGCGCTGCGCAGACCGCGAACTCGAACGAGAGCAACTCCTACAATCCGCGCATTCGCAACGTCTACATGACCGCGGATTGGGACAATGGCGGCTGGCACCTGCTGGCTGGCCAGAACTGGTCGCTGGTCACGCTCAACAGCAAGGGCATCACCCCGCGCACCGAGCTGACCCCGCCGCAGATCGATGCGCAGTACATCCCCGGCTTCAGCTGGACGCGTCAGCCGCAGATCCGCCTGGTCAAGGATTGGAACAAGGAGTGGTGGCTGGGTATCTCGCTCGAGAACCCGCAGACCACGTTCTACACCAGCCCGAACCAGGCCAAGGCGCCGGTGCAGTCGGTGTACAACATTGCAGCTGGCTCGGGCTTCAACTCGGCCAACACGCTGTCGCTCAACCACATCCCCGATGTGGTCGTGAAGCTGGCCGTGGATCCTGGCTTCGGTCATTACGAACTGTTCGGCCTCGGCCGTGCGTTCTATAACCGCTACAACGGTTCGAACCAGGACACCTACGGCGGCGGCGTCGGCATCGGCATGGTCCTGCCGCTGATCGACAAGCAGCTCGACTGGCAGTTCTCGGGCATGACCGGCAAGGGCATTGGCCGTTACGGCAGCTCGCAGATGCCGGACGTGACCTTCAGCCCGAATGGCAACCTCGCGCCGATCAAGCAGAACATGCTGCTGACGGGTCTGACCTGGCACGCCAATTCCGACATCGACGTCTATCTGTTCGGTGGCCGTGAAGCGCAGTTCAAGAAGGACTTCCTGTACAAGGGCGCCGCGCTCGGCCTGGGCAACCCGGCTTACAACAACAGCGGTTGCGAAATTGAAGGCGGTACCTGCGTAGGCAACAGCCGCCAGATCTGGCAGGGCACGGCAGGCTTCTGGTGGAAGTTCTACCAGGGCAAGTTCGGCAAGATGCAGTTCGGTATGCAGTACTCGCACACCGATCGCGAAGCCTTCGCTGGTCAGGGCTACGTCAACAACGTGCTGGTCAACGGTGCAGCGACGCCGTCTGCCAAGGAAAACATGTTCTTCACCAGCTTCCGCTACTACCCGTTCTAAGCGGTACGGCTATCGCAAGGGAGTTCGACCCAGGGATGGAGAAACGGCGGGCAAGATGCCCGCCGTTTCTGTTTTTCCGCCAGGCTCTCGCGTGACGCGTCCGTCAACGGGCCGAGGCGGCGCTTGCCGTCATCGCGGTATCGCTGTTGGGCAAATCGCTGCGGTCCCAGCCACCGCCCAGCGCACGGATCAGATCCACACTGGCCTGCAGGCGGCGCGTGCGCACCTGCTCGGCGCTGCGTTCGGCCTGCAGCGTGGCGGTCTGCGCACTGACCACGTCGAGATAGTTCACCGCACCTTCGCGATAGCGGTTGGTGGCGATCGTCTGCGAATCACGGGCGGAGCTGGCCGCGTCGTCCTGTTCCTGCGCTTCCTTGCCGAGCTGCTGCAAAAGAGTGAGGTTGTCTTCCACCTGTTGAAATGCGCCCAGCACGGTTTCCCGATATTGGCCCGCCGCCGCGTCGAGATTGGCCTGTGCCGCCTGGACCTTGGCGTGCCTGAGGCCGCCGTCGAACAGGCTCATGGCCAGGTCCGGGCCCAGCGCCCAGTAGCGGTTGCCCGCGCTGAGCAGGCTGCCCATGCCCGTGTTTTGCCAACCAAATACGGCGGAAAGACTCAGCCTGGGGAAGAACGCGGCACGCGCAACGCCAATCTGCGCGTTGGCGGCGAACACGCGCCGTTCCGAGGCCGCGATGTCAGGGCGTCGTTGCAGCAATAGCGAAGGCACGCCCAGCGGTATCGACGGTACGTTCATCGGTGTTTCGGACGGCGGCAGCGAGAAGCTGGACGCGGATTCGCCGACCAGGCTGGCAATCGCGTGTTCGGTGAGTGCGCGCTGCGCACCGACTTCGGACACTTGGGCCATGGCGTCGGACCATTGCGTTTTCGCGCGGCTGACATCGAGGCCGGAGGCGACGCCACCTTGGAAACGGCGCTGGGTGAGATCGAGGCCCTGGCGATACGCGTCCAGTGTGTCCTTGAGGATGCGTGCCTGCACGTCGTAGCCACGCAGGCGCACGTACTGGTCGGCCAGTTGCGCCTCCAGGCTCAGCTTGACCGAGGCGAGATCGCCGGCCGCCGCCGCCTCGTCCGCCTTGCCGGCGGCGACTTCGTTGCGCACGCGCCCCCACAGGTCCAACTCGTAGCTGGCGCCAAAACCCAGGGTATTCGCGCTGTACTCGTTCGGCTGGTTGCTGCCGCGTAGAGGACGATTGTCGGACTGGCGGTTGCGCAGGGTGCTGGCCTCCACGCCCAGGTGGGGATACAGGTCCGAGCGCACTTCGCCCACCACCGCGCGTGCGGCGTCATAGCGGGCCAGCGCCACCGACAAACTGGGGTTGGCCGCATCGAGCTGCCTTTCCAGTCGATCCAGCTCGGCATTGTCGTACACCGACCACCACGGTCCGCGCGAGGCGGTGTCGGCGGGTTGTGCTGGCGACCACAGGCCATCCTGGGTCTGGCCCGCATACGCGGCGGGCAAGGGGTCAAGGCCCGGCTTTTGATAGGTGGGCGCCAGCGAACAGGCGGGTAGCGCAGCCACCGCAGCAAGCGGCAGCAAGCGCCGCAGCGCCAGGGCCAAGGTTGGGTTCATGCGTGTCATGGGCTCACTCCACCCTGGCCTTGCCGCCAGTCGCGTCGGCATTGGCTGCCACCTGTACGCGGTCACCCTGCATCAGCGAATCCGACGGATGGTTGATGATACGGTCGCCGGGGCGCAGGCCCTGGTCGATCTGCAGGCGATCACCCATATCCATGGCGATATGCACATCACGCAGCTGCACCTTGCCGTCCTGCCCGAGCACCGCGACCTGCGGTCCCTGCGCGCGGAAGATCAGTACCGTGGCGGGCACCGTCATGGTGTGGCTGTGGCTGTTCAACGGCAGGTGCACCTCGGCATAGGCGCCGGGCAGCAAGCCGCCCTTGCTGTTGTCCACTTCGAATTGCGCGAGCAAGGTACCCGAGGCCTGGTTGACCGCGCCCGAATTGCCGATCAGCTGGCCGCTGAACAGTTCGCCCGGATGATCGGGAACGTCCAGCTGCACGCTCATGCCCGGCTTGATCGAATCGGCATAACCCTGCGGCACTTCCACATACAGGCGCATGCGACGCGTGTCGGAGATGGTGAACAACGGCGCGCTGTTGTCGTTGGTGGCGCTGATCAGGTCGCCGATGTCCGTATTGCGCGCCGTCACGGTGCCGGCAAACGGCGCGGTGATGTGCTTGAACGTCTCCATGGCGGCGATGCGATCGACATCGGCTTGCGCCGCCAGCACGTTGGCCTGGGCTGCCTCGGCTTCGCCGGCCTTTTCGTCCGCCTCCTGCTTGGAGACGGAGTTGGAGGTGAGCAGGTTCTTCCAGCGCTTGTCGGTCAAGGCGGCGAGACGCGCATTGGCCCTGGCGCGTGCGAGGCCGGCCTTGGCCTGTTCGAACTGCTGATCGAGTTCCGGCGTGTCGATCTCCGCCAGGGTTTCGCCCGCGTTGACCTGGCTGCCGATGTCGCGGGCCCAGCTCTTCACATAGCCGCCGACACGCGCGTGGATGGGGGCGCTGATCCATGCATCCAGATGGCCAGGTAAGGTGGTGGCCTGTTGGCCCGCGCCGACATCCGGTTCGATCCATTGCACGCTGGGAATCACCTGGGCATCGGTCCACTTGACCACGCGGTGGTAGTCATACGCGCGTACCGAAATGCCGGCGATGGTGGCGAGCAAGGCTGCGCCCAGGCCGAAGCGCACGGCACGGCCCAGTTTCGGCGGTCGCTGCGGCGTGGCAACGGGGGCGTCATGCGACATGGACGGGTTCTCCAAGCAGGGAATCGGTGGATGCCTGGGCCTGCTCGCGGCCGTGCACGAGGCTGAAGATCACCGGCACGAACAGCAGGGTGGCGAAGGTGGCGAACAGCAGGCCGCCGATCACGGCACGGCCCAGCGGCGAGTTCTGTTCCTGGCTCAGTGCCATCGGCAGCATGCCGATGATCATCGCCAGCGCCGTCATGCAGACCGGACGGAAACGCGTGAAGCCCGCTTCGAGCGCGGCTTTCACCGCGTCGCCATGTTCGGCGAGGCGTTCGCGGCAGAAACTGACCACCAGGATCGAGTTGGCGGTGGCCACGCCCATGCACATGATCGCGCCGGTCAGTGCCGGCACCGACAAGGTGGTGTGGGTGAGGAAGAGCATCCACACGATGCCGGCCAGCGCCGCGGGCAGGGCAGTGATGATCACGAACGGATCGAGCCAGGACTGGAAGTTCACCACGATCAACAGATAGATCAGTACGATCGCGCCGACCAGGCCGAAGATCAGGCCGCCGAACGCTTCGTTCATGGTGCCGACCTGCCCGTGCAGGCTCACCACCGTGCCCTTGGGGCGGCTCGCCGCGAACTGCGCAAGTACCTTTTGCACATCGCTGGCGACAGCGCCGAGATCCCGGTCCTGTACCGAGGCGTAAATGTCGTAGGACGGCATGATGTTGTAGTGCGATACCACCGCCGCACTGGGCACGCGGGTAAACGTGGCGATGCCGCCGAGAATCTGACTGGCGCCCTTGCCGTCCGGTGTCACCGGCAGGCTGGCCACGTCGGCCATGCTGTCCATCTTGTACTGCGGCGTGGCGGCGACAATCGGATACGACACGCCGCTCTTCGGATTCAGCCAGAACGCGGGCGCCACCTGCGAACTGCCGGCCAGCGAGGCGACCATGCTGTTGGTGACGTCGCGCTCGGTAATGCCCAGTTCGTCGGCACGCGTGCGATTGACCTGCACGTTGAGCTGCGGATAGCTGGTGCTCTGCTGCAGCCGCACGTCGGCGATGCCGGGCACGGAACGCAGGCGCTTCATGATCTCCATCGCATAGGCCTGGTTGGCGGCGAGGTCGCGACCGGCGATGGAGACGTCCAGCGGTGCCGGTGCGCCGAAGTTGAGGATCTGCGAGCTCATGTCGGCCGGCAGGAAGGCGAACTGGGTGCCCGGGAATTCGCGCGGAAGGCGTGCACGCAGTTGCTTGACGAAGTCGGCCGTAGGCGCGTGATCTTCCTTCAGCGCCACCTGGATGTCGCCGTCCTGCGGGCCGATGGTGCCGCTGCTGTTGTAGACCATGTTCACGCCGCTGAGCGGCAAGCCGATGTTGTCGATCACCGTAGCCAGCTGATCCGGCGGGATGACCTTGCGGATGGCCGCTTCGATGTGATCGAACTCGGCCGCGGTCTCTTCCACCCGCGTCCCCATGGGCGCACGTACATGCAGGGCAATCGAACCGGCATCGACGTCGGGAAAGAAGTCGCGTCCCAGCAGCGGTACCAGGGCGAACGATGCCAGCACGAAGCCCAGGAAGCCGAGGATGAAGCGACGGCGATGGGCGAGCGCGATGGTCAGCGTGGCGTGGTAGAGGTCACGGACCTGGGCGAAGCGGTGTTCGAAGCGCTGTTGGAACGACACCATGGCGGCGACCAGCGCGTTGCGACGACGCGGCGGGTGTTGATCGCCCTCATGGTGGTTGATGTAGGCATCTTCGGGATGGTCGCCGGCGCCCGTTTCGAGGTGATGCGGCTTCAGCAAATACATCGCCAGGGTCGGCACCAGGGTGCGCGACAGGATGAAGGACGACACCATGGCGAAGATCACCGCCAGCGCCATCGGCCGGAACAGGAAGCCGGCGATGCCGTCGAGCATGAACATCGGCACGAACACGATGCAGATGCACAGCAGCGAGACGAAGGCAGGCGTCACGATCTGCCTGGCGCCATCCATGATGGCGGTATGCACGTCCTTGCCCTGTTCCAGATGCCAGTTGATGTTCTCGATGGTCACCGTGGCATCGTCGACCAGGATGCCGACAGCCAAGGCCAGGCCGCCCAGCGTCATCACGTTCAGCGTTTGACCGGTGGCCGAGAGCAGGGCGAGCGCCGACAGGATCGACAACGGAATCGATACCGCGATGATCACCGTCGAGCGCCAGCTGCCCAGGAAGACCAGGATCATCACCGAGGTGAGCAGGGCGGCAATGATGCCTTCGCGCGCCACCGACGTGATGGCGGCTTTGACGAAGATGGACTGGTCGCCGAGCAAGGAGATCTTCAGCGTATTCGGCAAGGACTCCTTCAACAGCGGCAGCAGTTGCTTGATGCCGGCCACCACGGCGAGCGTGGACGCATCGCCGACTTTCAACGCCGGCATCAGCACCGCGCGATGGCCATCTACGCGCACCACATTGGTCTGCGGCGCGGCGCCATCGCGCACGTGGGCCACCTCGCCCATGGTGATGGTGGCGCCGTGAATCGTCTTCACCGGCAGCTGGTTGAGCTCGTCGATCGCCTCGGGACTGTTGTTGAGCTGGACGTGATACTCATAGGTGCCGATCTTGGCCGTGCCCACCGGAATGATCTGGTTTTGCGCGGCCAGCGCATTGCTCACGTCCTGTGCCGACAAGCCCTTCGCCGCCAGCGCCTGCGGATCCAGGTCCAGGGTGACCTGGCGCTGCGCGCCGCCATACGGTGTGGGGACGGCCACCCCAGGCACCGAGGTCAGCGTCGGGCGCATCAGGTTCAGGCCGAGGTCGAGGATTTTCGACTCGGACAGCTCCTTGCTCGACAGCGCCATCTGCAGGATGGGTACGGTGGACGCGTTGTAGTTGAGAATCAGCGGCGGCGTAATGCCCGGCGGCATCTGCTTCAGCACCGTCTGCGAGATCGAGGTGACCTGCGCGGTCGCGGTGCGGATATCCACGCCCGGCTGGAAGAATATCTTGACGATCCCCATGCCGGGCAGCGACTGCGATTCGATGTGCTCGATGTTGTTGACCGAGGTGCTTAGCTGGCGCTCGTAGTAGTAGACAACGCGGCCCGACATCTGATCGGGCGGCAGGCCGTTGTACGACCACACCACGCTGATCACCGGAATGCCGATGTTGGGAAAGATATCGGTGGGTGTACGAAACGCGGCCAGCGGGCCGGCGATAAGAATCAGCACCGCCAGCACGATGAAGGTGAGCGGTCGAGACAGGGCGATGCGGACGAGACCAAGCATGGGACGGTTCCGGCTATACGTCGGCACGATGGCGCCGCGGCGTGACGGCTATGCCGTCACATCGAAAAGTGCTGAGCGGGAGAAGAGGCGCTAGCGGGGTGGCCCGGAACGTGTTGAGTTGCTGCGGCGGATCGTCATGTCATGGCTCGATGCTGGGCGTGAGGCCGATACGGCCATGATGGCAAGCCAATCTTGTGGAAACCTTTTGGGGGGCTAGCAGGCTCCTTCTCCCCGCAGAGGAGAAGGTTGGGATGAGGGGCGGGTGTTCGCGATCGCGCGTTGTCCGAACGTTGCCGCCAGCTTGCCGCTTACGCAGCGGGCGTTTCGATCGCCTGCCGGCGCTCGAGTCACTTTTCTTTTGCTGGCCCAAAAGAAAAGTAACCCAAAGAAAACGGCCTTAAGAGCTGGTAGCACTCCGTGGGATAGAAGCGTTGGAAGGTTCCCGCGAGCCAATAGCTGGTCGCCCACGGCGAGACACAGCGGCTACCCCGCAACGCGCCAAAGCGGTGAGGACTTAAGGCAGGGTCGGCCAAGGGGCGTGACGCTTGCGGTATCCGGGTGCGCAGATGGCCACCGCACCACCCACGCTTTAAACCCTCTGCGCCACGGCGCGTTGCGGTGTAGCCGCGGTGTGTAGGCCGTGGGCCGCCACTCATTCGGCTGGCCACGCCCGTCAGGCTCGTATCCCACGCCATGCTATGAGCTCTCAAGGCCATTTTCTTTGGGTTACTTTTCTTTTGGGCCAGCAAAAGAAAAGTGACCCGGACCGCGGCAGCGGTTCGGAACGCCCGCTGCGTAAGCGGCAAGCTGGCGATATCGCTAATAGATGCGCCATCGCAAGCACCCGCCCCTCATCCCAACCTTATCCTCGAAAGGGAGAAGGAGCGAGAGGCTCGGCGCTCAAAGGGGCGATCGAAACGTCTGCTTCGCAAGCGACGACGCTGGGCTATCGCTCCATCGCAAGCACCATCCAAAAAAGCAAAGAGGTCCTCAACCCGGCTCAGCCCCCATACGAATGCGCACCAGCAACCCCCGCCCCAGCGGGGATTCCAGCAGTTCGATCGAGGCATCGTGCAGCTCGATCGCGCGCTGCACGATACTCAAGCCCAGGCCAAAGCCCCGGGTGGCGCTTTCCACTTCGCGATGGAAGCGCTGGAACACCGCCTGGCGCCGCCCCTCCGGTATACCGGGGCCGTTGTCGCAAATGTCGATCACCGCCTGCTCGCCCTCGCGCCGGATGGCCACCTCGACCTGGCCTGCATCCTCGGTGTAGCGCAGCGCATTCTCGATCAGATTGCGGAACATCGCGGTCAAGGCCACTTCATGTCCCAGCACCATCAGCGGCGTGTCGTCGTGGTTGAGAGCGAAGGCGATATCTTTCTCTGCGATCAGCGGCGCCAGCTCCTCGATGACCTCGATGGCGAGGCGGGTCAGGTCCAGCAGGGCTCGCTGTTGGGAAGCTGCGCCTGCTTCAAGTCGCGCCATCGCCAGGATCTGTTCGATGCGTCGCCCCAGGCGCGCCATGCTTTGCTGCGCGTGGCGGACCGTGAACTCGATCTCGGCCTGATCGTCGGTGATCATCGCGCTTTCCAGGTGGATCATGGTGGCGGCCAGGGGGGTGCGCAGTTCGTGCGCCACATCGGTGGCGAAGCGATGCTCGCGTTCCAGTGCGTCTTCCAGGCGTTCCAGCTGCTGGTTCAGCGCCGCGATCAGGGGCTTGATCTCCTGTGGTGCATAGTTGAGCGGCATCGGCCTGCGGCTGCCCGGGGTGCGCCGGTCCAGCAACTGGGTCAGCAAGGCCACCGGACGCAATCCGCGCTTGACCGCAAAGCTCACCAGCAAGGCGAGCAGCGGGAGGCCGATCAAGAGGGGCAAGGTGTGCTCGATCACCAGGCCGCGCGCGATATCCAGGCGGTTGTCGGCACGTTCCCCAATGCGGATGACCAGGTTGGCGCGGTTTTGCAGGGTAAACATGCGCCACAGCCCGCCATCGTGCTGGATGTCGCGGAAGCCGCGCTCGTCGCTGGTGGGCGGTGGCAGGTCGGCCAGGTTCGAGGTGGCGGCAATCAGCTCGCCTTGCGGGTCATATGCCTGGAAACCCACTTCGGGTTCGTAATTGTGAGGATGCACCGAGACCACGACGCCGTGATGATGACCATCGCCGCTTTGCGGAATGCCGGGCAGGTCGGCCTCATGCAGTGGCAGCTGGCCATGGGCGATCAAGGTGCCCAGGGTGCGGCCGGCCTGGGCCAGGCGGCCGTCCAGCAACTCGTTCATCTCGCGCAGTTCGCGGCGATAGCTGATCCAGCCAAGCGGGATCAGCACGACCACCATCACGGCGATGATCAGCAGGGTCAGGCGCGTGCGAAGGCTGGCGGTGTGTGGCGTCATTTGGGTTCGCGCGGAATCATGTAACCAATACCGCGTACGGTATGGATCACCTCGGTGCTCAGCTTGCGTCTCAGCCAATGCACCTGGACTTCGATGGCATTGCGCTCGACGACGGTGTCGAGGCCGTAGACCGAGTTTTCCAGCGTCTCCCGGCGCACGATACGTCCCGCGCGCTCCATCAGCACGCGCAGCACGCCGAATTCACGGCGGGTCAGGCTCACACGTTCGCCGCGAAACTCCGCTTCGGCGGTGGCCAGATTGAGGCGCAAGCTGCCCACTTCCACCAGGTTGTCGGCCAGTCCCTGGGTGCGCCGCGTCAGTGAGCGGATACGTGCGGCCAGTTCGCCGAGATGAAATGGCTTCACCAGGTAATCGTCGGCACCCAGGTCCAGTCCGCGTATGCGCATTTCAAGCGCGTCGCGTGCCGTCATGACCAGTACGGGGGTTTTCACACCTGAGCGGCGTGCCTCGGCGAGGACTTCCAGACCGTCCTTGCCGGGCAAGCCCAGGTCCAGCAAAACGAGGTCGACCGGGTCGCCACGCAAGGCCTGCGTGGCCTCGCGCCCGTCGCGCAGCCAGGTCACCGCGTAGGACTGCTGCTCCAGCGCATGCTTGATGGCCGCACCCAGCTCGGCATCGTCTTCTACCAGCAGGATATGCATGCCATTACACCTGTCTCGGCCCGGGGGGAGCGCGGCACGAGCCATCGCCCGTCGCCATGATCCGCAACCATCCTTTTGTGGATCTTTTGCCGACGTTGCGGGCGCCAGACGCCGTCACGTTGGCGCGTGAGATGCGTCCCGTCAATCGTCGCGGTGGCGGGTGATCCCCCAAAAAGAAAGACGGCGGGCTGCTGTCCGCCGTCTTTCGCCCTGTAATGGCGCCTAAGGAGGGCGCCGCTGGAAACGCTATGCTACTGCGAGTCGTCCTCAGTGCGGCTTCGTTTGCGCGGCAGCAACGATGGCGTTGCGAAGGTCAGTGGGGCTCAAGGCAACGCCCTGAGACTCATCGATGGCTACGGCCTTCATTGACTGCGGTTTCAGCGTGAGATGACGTTGCGCCTCCCAGGCGGCGGCCTGCTGCTGGGCGAGCGCGAAGTCCTCAGGGGTGGTTCCAACGAAGCCGACTACGGCGTAACCACCGGCCATATCGACGGTGTAGGTCTCAACAGCAGAGGCATGTGCCTGACCGAGGCAGGCGACACCCAATGCAATGACGGTGGGGATGATCAAGCGTTTCATGGTGTTCACCTCGCTGACGGGGGGCTTCCGGGGGAGGCTTAACCTTAGGCTCCTGCACCCTTTTAAGCTTGATGAACCTGCGTGAAAGTTTGAGGGATTCGTGATGTTTGGGGGCCTTTAAAGCGTCATCCGTGCCACAAGTCATGCATTTTCAAGCGGCAGTTGTCTTGTCTTTGTAACGGCACAGATCACGAATGACGCATTGGGGACAATCGGGCTTGCGCGCCTTGCAGACGTAACGGCCGTGCAGAATCAACCAGTGATGTGCGTCCTGCTTGAATTGCGCAGGAATCACCTTCTCAAGCTTGTCTTCTACGGCGCGCACATCCTTGCCTGGCGCAAGACCGGTGCGATTGGCCACGCGAAAGATATGTGTGTCGACCGCAATGGTCGGATGGCCGAATGCCGTGTTGAGCACGACGTTGGCGGTCTTGCGTCCGACGCCGGGCAGGGCTTCCAGTGCTTCACGTGCATCGGGTACGTCGCTGTCGTACTGGTCGACGAGAATGCGACATAGTGCGATCACATTCTTGGCCTTGCTGTTGAACAGGCCGATCGTGCTGATATAGCGCTTGAGCTCATCCTCGCCGAGATCGAGGATCGCCTGCGGCGTGTTAGCAACGGGATAAAGCTTTTTTGTCGCCTTGTTCACACCGACATCGGTGGCCTGCGCGGACAGCACTACGGCGATCAGTAGTTCGAAGGGTGTGGTGTAGACCAGCTCGGTCGTTGGGTGTGGATCGATTTCGCGCAAACGGGTGAACAACTCGACGATATCCGCGCGTTTCACGAAACGTTTCCTTGTTGTTTGGCGCGCGCTCGCGCAAGTGCGGCCAGCACCGGGTTGCTCTGGGTGGCAGCGGCATCCACCGCTGCCTTCCGCGCCACCAGCTCAGCGTCTCGCTGCGCCTGATCACGCGCCAGTCGTGCTTCCCGTTGCTGAAAGTGCCTGCGCGCAGCATCTGCGTGTGCCGGGTCGTTCACCTGTGCGAGCGGCATGGCTTCGAGCACGATGCAGTCGACCGGGCAGGCCGGTACACAGAGCTCGCAGCCGGTGCAGTCATCGGCGATGACTGTATGCATCAGCTTGGCGGAACCGACGATGGCGTCGACCGGGCACGCCTGAATGCATTTGGTGCAGCCAATGCAATCGGCCTCGACGATGCGGGCCAGCGTGCGTGGCTTTTCCAGGCCATGCTCGGGGTCGAGCGGCAATTCGGGCACGTCCAGCAACGCCGCGAGCCGGGCGATGCCAGCGGCACCGCCCGGCGGGCACTGATTGATCTGCGCTTCGCCGCGTGCGATTGCGTCCGCGTAAGGGCGGCAGCCGTGATAGCCGCATTGCTCGCACTGGGTCTGCGGCAGCAAGGCGTCGATGCGATCGGCTAGCGACATGTTCGTTATGGGATCAGCGGACGGTGGCACCCGGCTTGGCACCCTGGTCTGCGTCGAGCAGGAACAGGTCGCCACCGCCTTCGCCAGCCGACAGGATCATGCCTTCCGAC is a window encoding:
- a CDS encoding RnfABCDGE type electron transport complex subunit B gives rise to the protein MSLADRIDALLPQTQCEQCGYHGCRPYADAIARGEAQINQCPPGGAAGIARLAALLDVPELPLDPEHGLEKPRTLARIVEADCIGCTKCIQACPVDAIVGSAKLMHTVIADDCTGCELCVPACPVDCIVLEAMPLAQVNDPAHADAARRHFQQREARLARDQAQRDAELVARKAAVDAAATQSNPVLAALARARAKQQGNVS